From a region of the Vaginimicrobium propionicum genome:
- a CDS encoding GlsB/YeaQ/YmgE family stress response membrane protein gives MSIISWIVIGLICGAIGRAITGSKGTGGWLGDLLLGIVGAVVGGFIGEAIFHAGLGTFWSLRTWILSVIGSVIVLLIYGKITSKK, from the coding sequence ATGAGCATTATTAGTTGGATTGTAATTGGTTTGATTTGTGGAGCCATCGGACGCGCAATCACCGGCAGCAAAGGAACCGGCGGCTGGCTTGGGGATTTGCTGCTAGGTATTGTCGGCGCTGTTGTTGGTGGTTTCATCGGTGAAGCGATATTCCACGCAGGGCTAGGCACTTTCTGGTCGCTACGCACCTGGATTTTGTCAGTCATCGGTTCGGTAATCGTTCTGCTGATTTACGGCAAAATCACTAGCAAAAAATAG